The sequence below is a genomic window from Acidiferrobacteraceae bacterium.
ATGGTCGAGCAGGCCAATGCGCGGCGGGGCCGGTGGAGTCGTTGCCGCTACGTGTGTGCGGATGCCGAACGCCTGCNNNNNNNNNNNNNNNNNNTCTGGCGTTGCAGTGGTGCGATGCGGCAACGGCGTTTGCGGAGATCGCGCGCGTGTTGCGACCCGGTGGCCGTTTCCTGTTCTCCACGTTCGGCCCGGACACGCTCAAGGAGTTGCGCGCGGCGTGGGCAAGTGTGAACAGTGAGACCCATGTGCATGGTTTTGTCGACATGCATGAACTGGGCGATCTGCTCCTGGGGCAGGGGTTTGTGAATCCGGTGATGGACATGGAGGTCCTGACCATGACCTATCCTGATGTGGACGGACTGATGGCGGATCTTCGCGGGATCGGCGCACACAATCTCGCCATGCCGCGAAGCGCCGGCCTGACGGGCAAGCACGCGTTTGCCAGGTTCCGCAGCGCCTACGAGGACTTGGCTGTAGACGGAAGAATTCCTGCGACCTATGAAGTGGTCTTTGGCTTTGGCCGCGCACCGACGGAGCAACAGCTTCCCGCGGGCCAAGTTGCGATCACGATTCCGATCAGTGAAATCCGCCGGGGTTCGTCGTGAACGTGTCCGTCTTCGTAACCGGGACCGACACCGGTGTGGGCAAGACCCTGGTGAGTGCCGCACTGATTGCGGCACTGCGCCGCCGGGACATCGGCGCAGTTGGCATGAAACCCGTAGCCAGTGGTTGTACGCCAACACCGGATGGCCTTCGCAATGAAGACGCCGAGCAGTTGCGCGCGGCCGCTGGTGGAACACCGGACTACGAACGGGTCAATCCGTACGCGTTTGCGCCCGCGATCGCGCCCCACCTCGCGGCCCACGACGCAGGCATACGAATCCAGCTCGAATCGATTCTTGATTCCTTTGAATCCCTGCGCAGGGAGTTCGGAACGGTGGTGGTGGAAGGAGTTGGTGGTTGGCGGGTTCCGTTGGGACATGTTCTCACCACGGAGCACCTGGCCAAGGCCCTGGGTTTGCCCGTGGTGATGGTCGTTGGCCTGAGACTCGGTTGTCTCAATCATGCCTTGCTGACGGCCGAGGCGGTGACCACGGCCGGCCTGAGACTCGCGGGTTGGGTCGCAAACGGGATTGATTCGCAGATGGATCGCATCGATGACAATGTCGACACCTTGCGTAGACATTTGTCGACGCCTCTACTCGGTTTTATTCCCTACCGCGGTGGTACGAATTACGGTGACGTTGCGGATATGCTGGACCTGTCGTATCTGTTGGATGGATAAGCGGGACGCAAGTATCCATTAGGTACTTTTATTGAGAAAAATTTGTGTTAGCAATTGGCAGCGTCGGCGTTAGGGTGTCCGATATCTAGTTGCAGGTGCGGGGACCCTATGATACTTTGCCGGCGCGAAAAAACTGATCTAAGGCAAAGAAAAAGCCAAAAACCTCGTTCCGGGGTAAGCAATCGGGGAACGGGAATCGTGGGCAGAACAAGACCGGGTCAGTAATCCAGCCGCAAACAACGGACCGCACGGAGTAGCGACCACAGCGCGCCGCGTAGCGGGCACTTGTGTGCTGGAAAACACTAGTGAGGATTTTGCTGCGGACCCTGGGGTTCGGGCAACAGTTTCAAAGCAAAGCAACAACTATCGTTTCCGACGGGAGCACAGCATGTTCATGAGTCGTTCAAGACCTGCCACGGGGATCGGATCCCGCCTGATTGCAGGCATCTCCTTCCTTCTCTTTTCCGGTATTGCATCTGCCGACTACGCGCTGAATTTCCAGACGCCGGTTACCCCGATTGCTGAATCCGTGCTGAAATTGCACAACATGATCATGACGATCTGTTTTGTGATTTTCGTGCTTGTTTTCGGCGTGATGTTCTACTCCATCGCGGTGCACCGCAAGAGCCGGGGGCACAAGGCTTCCAAGTTCGACGACAATCCCAAGCTGGAAGTGTTGTGGACCATCATCCCGTTCCTGATTCTGATCGGCCTGGCCATCCCGTCCACCGCGACCCTCATCAAGATGGACGACACCAGCAACTCGGATCTGACCGTCAAGATCACCGGCCACCAGTGGAAGTGGGAATATGAATATCCGGAACAGGGAATCGACTTCATCAGCGCCCTGTCCACGCCCCGCGATCAAATCGAAAACAAGGCCAAGAAAGACAAGAACTATCTGCTGGAAGTTGACAATCCCCTGGTCATTCCTGTCAACAAGAAGGTTCGTTTCGTCATTACGTCCGGTGATGTGATTCATTCTTGGTGGGTCCCCGCCCTTGGACAGAAGAAGGACGCCATTCCAGGGTATATCAACGAAATCTGGACCAGGGTTGAAAAGCCGGGCACCTACCGCGGTCAGTGTGCCGAGCTGTGCGGCAAGGACCATGGCTTTATGCCTATCGTCGTCAAGGCCGTCAGCGAGGACGAATTCAACAAGTGGGCCAACCAGCAGAAGGGCAAGATGGTGGCGCAGGCCGCAGCGGTCGGGAAGACCTGGACCAAGGCCGACCTGATGAAGAACGGCGAAAAGGTCTATCAAAAGAACTGCGCCGCATGCCACCAGGCCAACGGCCTGGGTGTCCCGGGAGTGTTCCCGCCGATCGCCACCGGTCATCCGTTCTCCGCTTCCGACGCAATGGTTAAAGACCTGACCGAGCGCGGTTTCTACAAGGATGGGAAGATCGCCGAAGGCACAGTGGACCAACACATCGATATCGTGGTCAATGGAATTCCGGGTACTGCAATGGCTGCCTTCGGCAAGCAACTTGGAGCGGCGGACATCGCATCCGTGATCACGTTCGAACGTAACTCGTTTGGCAATAGTACCGGCGACGTGATTCAGCCCTCGCAGGTCAAGGCCCACCAGCGTTAAGAAGCATCAGCTTAAGGAGATCAAGAAATGGCTACTGAACACCACGATCATCCGAAGGGTCTTATGCGTTGGCTGACGACGACCAACCATAAGGACATCGGAACCCTGTACCTGATCTTTGCCTTCGTCATGGCACTGATCGGCGGCACCATGTCCCTGCTCATCCGGGCGGAGCTGTTCGAGCCCGGCATGCAGATTCTGCAGCCCAATACCTTCAACGAGATGACCACGCTCCATGCGCTCATCATGATCTTCGGCTTTGTCATGCCGGCCTTCACTGGCCTGGCCAACTGGCAGATCCCGCTGATGCTGGGCGCACCCGATATGGCGCTGCCGCGCATGAATAACTGGAGCTTCTGGATTCTGCCGTTTGCGGCAACCCTGCTGATCCTGTCCATGTTTGCGCCGGGTGGGGGGCCTGCCGCCGGCTGGACCCTGTATCCGCCGCTTTCGGTGCAGCAGGGAATGGGTGTGGACTTCACGATCCTGTCCATTCACCTTCTGGGTATCTCCTCGATTCTCGGCTCGATCAATATCATCGCAACCATTTTGAACATGCGCGCGCCGGGGCTGACCCTGATGAAGATGCCCATGTTCGTGTGGGGCTGGTTCATCACCGCGTTCCTGCTGATTGCCTCCCTGCCGGTGCTGGCGGGTGCGGTGACCATGCTGCTGACCGACCGTCACTTCGGTACGCATTTCTTCAACGCCGCCGGTGGCGGTGACCCGGTTCTGTTCCAGCACGTATTCTGGTTCTTCGGGCACCCCGAGGTGTACATTCTGGTGCTGCCGGCCTTCGGTGTGTTCTCGGTAATCATCCCGACCTTCGCGCGCAAGCCGATATTCGGCTACACCTCCATGGTGTTCGCCATGGCGACCATTGCCTTCCTGTCGTTCATCGTGTGGGCGCACCACATGTACACGGTGGGTATGCCCATGGCCGGCGAGCTGTTCTTCATGTATTCCACCATGCTGATCGCGGTCCCGACGGGCGTGAAGGTGTTCAACTGGGTCTCCACCATGTGGCGTGGTTCCATGACCTTCGAGACCCCGATGCTGTGGGCGATCGGTGGCGTGTTCGTGTTCACCATTGGCGGACTATCGGGCCTGATGCTGTCCATCACCCCGGCAGACTTCCAGTACCACGACACCTATTTCGTGGTGGCGCATTTCCACTATGTGATCATCGGTGGTTCGGTGTTCGGCCTGTTCGGCGCCATCTACTACTGGCTGCCGAAGTGGACCGGCCACATGTACAAGGAAGGCCTGGGCAAGCTGCACTTCTGGCTGACCATGATTGGATTCAATATGACTTTCTTCCCGCAGCACTTCCTGGGTCTGGCCGGTATGCCGCGCCGTATCCCGGACTATGCGCTGCAGTTCACCGGGTTCAACCAGATCTCGTCGATCGCTGCGTTCTGCACCATCGCCGCGCAGTTGATCTTCTTCTATCTTGCATTCAAGGCAATCAAGGGTGGCGAGAAGGCGACGGACCAGGTCTGGGAAGGCGCGGAAGGCCTGGAATGGACGGTTCCGTCCCCGGCGCCGTACCACACCTTTGAAACCGCTCCGGCAATCAAGTAGGAAAGAATCCCTTCCGGGCAACGGAGACGTCGCCCGGAAGGATGGAAAGTATGGGTAGTACCGAAGACCAGGAAACGGCACGGCAACGGAAGGGCATCATCATTACGGTCGTGGTGCTCGCGGCGATTGTCCTGGCCCTGTTCGTTTCTGCCTTCTTCGTCGTGAAATGACGAAAGGCGGGGACAGAAAGGCGGGCAGCCGCCGGACGGCGATCTGGCTGTCCCTCGTGGTCCTGGGGATGTTGGGCTTTGGTTATGCGATGGTGCCGCTGTACGGTGTCCTTTGTCACGTCACCGGCATCAATGGCAAGACGCGGATCGGTAGCGTTGCCGACGCAAAGCTCGATCCCAGTCGTTCGCTGACGGTGGAATTCGTGAGCAGCGTTGGAAAAGGCCTGGCCTGGGAGTTCCGGCCAATGCAGACGAGCATGGTCGTGCATCCAGGGGAGATCGTGGAGGTGAAGTACGTCGCACGAAACCTCTCCGATGTGGCCGTCGTAGCAAGGGCCATACCGAGCGTTTCCCCGAATCGGGCCGCCGGGCACTTTCGGAACATCAGCAGCTTCAGTTTTTCGGAACAGGTGCTGCGGCCCGGGGAGGAAAAGGAACTGCCGGTACGGTTTTACATCGATTCCCGGGTTCCCAGGGAAGTGAATCGGGTAACGTTGTCGTATGCGTTCTTTCCCTTGAACGAGGGGGCGACAACCGCGAAGAAGGCTGAAACGAGCCCGGAATTGAAGCAACTTTGAAAATTGACAAAAAAGAGGATTAAGCAATGACCGCGAAAGGTAGCTATTACTTGCCTGAGCCCAGTCCGTGGCCGATCATCACATCGTCCGGGCTGTTTCTGCTGGCGCTGGGTCTGATTCTCACTATCAACAGCGTCGGGACGGGCCACTGGATCCTGCTGGCCGGTGCCGCAGTGGTGATCTACATGGTGATCGGGGAGAGCGAGGCCGGTACCTACAACAGCCAGGTCGACATGTCGTTCCGCCTGGGCATGGGTTGGTTCATCTTCTCCGAGGTCATGTTCTTCGCCGCCTTCTTCGGCGCGCTGTTCTATGTGCGCAACTTCTCGACCGACTGGCTGGCATCCGGCCCCGCGCACGACTTCCTGTGGCAGAACTACCACGGTGGCTGGCCCACTGCGGGTCCTGAGGGGCTTACGCCCGTCACCGGTCACGAGGCCATGCATGGGGAGAACGAGTTCACGCCCATGGCGGCCTGGGGGATTCCCTTTATCAATACCCTGATCCTCCTGACCTCGGGCGCGACTGTGACGTGGGCGCATTGGGGTCTGAAGAAGGACAACCGTGCGCAGCTGATCACGGGTCTGTTCCTTACTGTTGCCCTGGGCCTCACCTTCCTTTCGCTGCAGGCGTTTGAATACATTCACGCCTACACTGAACTGAACCTGAAGCTGACGACAGGTGTCTATGGGTCGACCTTCTTCATGCTGACAGGCTTCCACGGTCTGCACGTGACCCTGGGTTCCATCATGCTGATGACCATCCTGGGTCGCTCGGTGAAGGGTCACTTCACTCCCGAGCACCACTTCGGCTTCGAGGCCGTCGCCTGGTACTGGCACTTTGTGGACGTGGTCTGGCTGGGACTGTTCATCTTCGTGTACTGGCTGTAGTCGCCAGGCGCACGAAGGAAGCGAAGGCGCCGTCGAATCCTCGCGGCGCCTTTGTTCTTTCCGGGGTTTCTGAGAAAGGATTCCTAGTGAACGATGCGCAGGCCGGTCTGCGGCAGAATGTGGAAGTAGAAGCCGGCACCGAGTAGCAGGAATAGCGAAATCGAAAGCACGACGCGCAGGGTGAGCGCCTTGACCATGCGCGTGCTGTCGGCATTGCCATGATCCTTGAACAGGAACAGCAGGGCGGAGAACAGGCTGCCAAGAATGGTTAACAGAACGAGGATAACGAGTACTTTGACCAGGATGACCATGACGGGCCTCTCTACAATGCGGACTCGCATTATACCTGCACCGGGAGCGCCCGTCAGGGGATCGTTCCAGTACTGATGACCAGACGTCGCTTTCGCCCGAGACTGGTTCCCACGGTCAGTTTCCTGATCGTTCTGCCGACGCTGATCGG
It includes:
- the bioD gene encoding dethiobiotin synthase; protein product: MNVSVFVTGTDTGVGKTLVSAALIAALRRRDIGAVGMKPVASGCTPTPDGLRNEDAEQLRAAAGGTPDYERVNPYAFAPAIAPHLAAHDAGIRIQLESILDSFESLRREFGTVVVEGVGGWRVPLGHVLTTEHLAKALGLPVVMVVGLRLGCLNHALLTAEAVTTAGLRLAGWVANGIDSQMDRIDDNVDTLRRHLSTPLLGFIPYRGGTNYGDVADMLDLSYLLDG
- the coxB gene encoding cytochrome c oxidase subunit II, producing MSRSRPATGIGSRLIAGISFLLFSGIASADYALNFQTPVTPIAESVLKLHNMIMTICFVIFVLVFGVMFYSIAVHRKSRGHKASKFDDNPKLEVLWTIIPFLILIGLAIPSTATLIKMDDTSNSDLTVKITGHQWKWEYEYPEQGIDFISALSTPRDQIENKAKKDKNYLLEVDNPLVIPVNKKVRFVITSGDVIHSWWVPALGQKKDAIPGYINEIWTRVEKPGTYRGQCAELCGKDHGFMPIVVKAVSEDEFNKWANQQKGKMVAQAAAVGKTWTKADLMKNGEKVYQKNCAACHQANGLGVPGVFPPIATGHPFSASDAMVKDLTERGFYKDGKIAEGTVDQHIDIVVNGIPGTAMAAFGKQLGAADIASVITFERNSFGNSTGDVIQPSQVKAHQR
- the ctaD gene encoding cytochrome c oxidase subunit I, which encodes MATEHHDHPKGLMRWLTTTNHKDIGTLYLIFAFVMALIGGTMSLLIRAELFEPGMQILQPNTFNEMTTLHALIMIFGFVMPAFTGLANWQIPLMLGAPDMALPRMNNWSFWILPFAATLLILSMFAPGGGPAAGWTLYPPLSVQQGMGVDFTILSIHLLGISSILGSINIIATILNMRAPGLTLMKMPMFVWGWFITAFLLIASLPVLAGAVTMLLTDRHFGTHFFNAAGGGDPVLFQHVFWFFGHPEVYILVLPAFGVFSVIIPTFARKPIFGYTSMVFAMATIAFLSFIVWAHHMYTVGMPMAGELFFMYSTMLIAVPTGVKVFNWVSTMWRGSMTFETPMLWAIGGVFVFTIGGLSGLMLSITPADFQYHDTYFVVAHFHYVIIGGSVFGLFGAIYYWLPKWTGHMYKEGLGKLHFWLTMIGFNMTFFPQHFLGLAGMPRRIPDYALQFTGFNQISSIAAFCTIAAQLIFFYLAFKAIKGGEKATDQVWEGAEGLEWTVPSPAPYHTFETAPAIK
- a CDS encoding cytochrome c oxidase assembly protein, with translation MTKGGDRKAGSRRTAIWLSLVVLGMLGFGYAMVPLYGVLCHVTGINGKTRIGSVADAKLDPSRSLTVEFVSSVGKGLAWEFRPMQTSMVVHPGEIVEVKYVARNLSDVAVVARAIPSVSPNRAAGHFRNISSFSFSEQVLRPGEEKELPVRFYIDSRVPREVNRVTLSYAFFPLNEGATTAKKAETSPELKQL
- a CDS encoding cytochrome c oxidase subunit 3; this translates as MTAKGSYYLPEPSPWPIITSSGLFLLALGLILTINSVGTGHWILLAGAAVVIYMVIGESEAGTYNSQVDMSFRLGMGWFIFSEVMFFAAFFGALFYVRNFSTDWLASGPAHDFLWQNYHGGWPTAGPEGLTPVTGHEAMHGENEFTPMAAWGIPFINTLILLTSGATVTWAHWGLKKDNRAQLITGLFLTVALGLTFLSLQAFEYIHAYTELNLKLTTGVYGSTFFMLTGFHGLHVTLGSIMLMTILGRSVKGHFTPEHHFGFEAVAWYWHFVDVVWLGLFIFVYWL
- a CDS encoding twin transmembrane helix small protein, which translates into the protein MRVRIVERPVMVILVKVLVILVLLTILGSLFSALLFLFKDHGNADSTRMVKALTLRVVLSISLFLLLGAGFYFHILPQTGLRIVH